One genomic window of Hymenobacter radiodurans includes the following:
- a CDS encoding heavy-metal-associated domain-containing protein encodes MKTLQFNTNINCGGCIKAVTPTLNGEKAITSWQVDTANPNKVLTVTGDITEEQVLALVEDAGFKAEKA; translated from the coding sequence ATGAAAACGCTCCAATTCAACACCAACATCAACTGCGGCGGCTGCATTAAAGCCGTGACGCCCACCCTCAACGGCGAGAAAGCCATCACCTCCTGGCAGGTCGATACGGCCAACCCCAACAAGGTGCTGACCGTGACCGGCGACATCACCGAAGAGCAGGTGCTGGCCCTGGTGGAAGATGCCGGCTTTAAAGCCGAGAAGGCCTAA
- a CDS encoding ceramidase domain-containing protein — protein MRGVGVRLGAAARQHGLQPGISTRGWLIYRHARRHGHAHLVLLAYISVVTGLTSAFFHASETRLGAILDFSGIYLGSAYMFAMNIRRLTRWGKGRIGAVYLLFFGVSFALLLIDPDLSRQFYALQSFACCVVLEAILFFTQKVRPDYRWFGAFWASFLLGYGLWLLDVQHLVCDPTNHWISGHALWHWLDALALYCVYRLYTQFQLLRFEDSRP, from the coding sequence TTGCGAGGAGTCGGTGTGCGGTTGGGTGCGGCAGCCCGGCAACACGGTCTCCAACCTGGGATTTCTACTCGGGGCTGGCTTATTTACCGCCACGCCCGGCGCCACGGCCACGCGCACCTGGTGTTGCTGGCCTACATTTCGGTGGTCACGGGCCTGACCTCGGCCTTTTTTCACGCGTCGGAAACGCGGCTCGGGGCCATTCTCGACTTTTCCGGCATCTACCTGGGCTCGGCCTACATGTTTGCCATGAACATCCGCCGGCTCACGCGCTGGGGCAAAGGGCGCATCGGGGCCGTGTATCTGCTCTTTTTCGGGGTCTCTTTTGCCCTGCTGCTCATCGACCCGGACCTGTCCCGCCAGTTCTACGCCCTGCAGAGCTTTGCCTGCTGCGTCGTGCTGGAAGCCATCTTGTTCTTCACCCAGAAAGTCCGGCCGGACTACCGCTGGTTCGGAGCCTTTTGGGCCTCGTTTCTGCTCGGCTACGGGCTGTGGCTGCTGGATGTGCAGCACCTGGTGTGCGACCCCACTAACCACTGGATTTCCGGCCACGCCCTCTGGCACTGGCTCGACGCGCTGGCCCTGTACTGCGTGTACCGGTTGTACACCCAATTCCAGCTCCTGCGATTTGAAGACAGCCGTCCTTAA
- a CDS encoding efflux RND transporter periplasmic adaptor subunit, with protein sequence MSPYLKADFRMPRGLRWLALLLALTSGLGACRSRKTAPDAQAPEHAGMATDAHQQHGKSETTRDTLGIDAGQQARAGLQTRLVTTTSLPAELLVLGTVAADENSTVVVSARVDGRLDHLYANTPGQLIRRGQPLYGLYSEQLLSDAQEYVRMGGASSSAGGKAAAAKLRLQGVSAAQIAALNAGPLPATLRFDSPAGGYLGELLVREGQYVTRGTPLLRITNAATVWVEAQLYASELQVLRRVGRLQVEVEAYPGQRFEARLVDERPVLEEDRKINLVRLQVANPDGQLRPGMMATVLVGQRARSSTAAPATALNVGNMTTVWVQTAPTVFERRMVRTGLQAGGNVEILSGVTAGERVVSSGAYLLESERELRRGGGAMAGMKM encoded by the coding sequence ATGAGCCCGTACCTAAAAGCCGACTTTCGAATGCCACGCGGCCTGCGGTGGCTGGCGCTACTCCTGGCCCTGACCAGCGGGCTGGGGGCTTGCCGATCGCGCAAAACAGCACCGGATGCCCAAGCACCGGAACACGCCGGGATGGCTACGGATGCCCATCAGCAGCACGGCAAATCTGAAACGACACGGGACACGCTGGGCATCGACGCGGGCCAGCAGGCGCGCGCGGGCCTGCAAACCCGCTTGGTAACGACGACAAGCCTGCCCGCCGAGCTGCTGGTACTGGGCACCGTGGCGGCCGACGAAAACAGCACCGTGGTGGTCAGCGCCCGGGTCGATGGCCGCCTCGACCACCTGTACGCCAATACCCCGGGCCAGCTCATCCGGCGCGGCCAGCCCCTTTACGGCCTCTACAGCGAGCAGCTTCTGAGTGACGCGCAGGAATACGTGCGCATGGGCGGTGCGTCGTCCTCGGCGGGAGGCAAAGCCGCCGCCGCCAAGCTCCGCCTGCAAGGGGTCAGCGCCGCCCAGATTGCCGCCCTTAACGCCGGCCCCCTGCCGGCCACGCTGCGCTTCGACAGCCCGGCCGGCGGCTACCTGGGCGAGCTGCTGGTGCGCGAGGGCCAGTACGTGACGCGCGGCACGCCGCTGCTGCGCATTACCAACGCCGCCACGGTGTGGGTGGAGGCCCAGCTCTACGCTTCGGAGCTGCAGGTGCTGCGCCGGGTGGGGCGCCTGCAGGTGGAAGTGGAGGCCTACCCCGGCCAGCGCTTCGAGGCCCGGCTGGTGGACGAGCGGCCCGTGCTGGAAGAAGACCGCAAGATTAACCTGGTTCGGCTGCAGGTGGCCAACCCCGACGGGCAACTGCGCCCCGGCATGATGGCCACGGTACTGGTGGGCCAGCGGGCCCGTTCCTCCACCGCCGCTCCCGCGACGGCCCTCAACGTCGGCAACATGACCACGGTGTGGGTGCAAACGGCCCCCACCGTTTTCGAGCGGCGCATGGTCCGCACGGGCCTGCAGGCCGGCGGCAACGTCGAGATTTTGAGTGGCGTGACGGCGGGCGAGCGGGTCGTTTCCTCCGGGGCGTACCTGCTGGAAAGTGAGCGGGAGCTGCGGCGCGGCGGCGGGGCTATGGCCGGTATGAAGATGTAA
- a CDS encoding efflux RND transporter periplasmic adaptor subunit, with product MSARAGGRVERLYVRYNYQRVQAGQRLLDLYSPELNTALREYQYLVAQGVDADLQQRSRAKLQLLGVSASQLASDSKNATPTLLIVSPYAGYVVPSQVAPAAAMPAAAGGMGATATDDGMGSAPAAPAAGATAPAAGSGLREGGYVAVGDPLFTINDLRQVWGILAVEARYVDRVRPGQRVRLRSELNPGQLIEARVAYIEPAFAPDQKFLQVRVYLDNAAGQLKVNSLLTGTLEAPAPRGLQLPASSVYDTGRRHLVWVHRGTTAAGRRLFEARTVTTGPLGGPMVAILAGLGPQEKVAREAGYLVDSESFLDPQTP from the coding sequence GTGAGCGCCCGCGCGGGCGGCCGCGTGGAGCGCCTGTACGTGCGCTACAACTACCAGCGCGTGCAGGCCGGCCAGCGGCTGCTCGACCTCTACAGCCCCGAACTCAACACGGCCCTGCGCGAATACCAGTACCTGGTGGCCCAGGGCGTGGACGCGGATTTGCAGCAGCGCAGCCGCGCCAAACTGCAGCTGCTGGGCGTGTCCGCCAGCCAACTGGCCAGTGACTCTAAAAACGCCACTCCTACGCTGCTCATTGTCAGCCCCTACGCCGGCTACGTCGTGCCGAGCCAAGTGGCCCCAGCGGCGGCCATGCCGGCGGCGGCCGGGGGCATGGGGGCTACGGCCACTGACGATGGCATGGGTTCCGCGCCGGCCGCGCCGGCCGCCGGCGCAACCGCCCCCGCCGCGGGGAGTGGGCTGCGCGAAGGCGGCTACGTAGCCGTGGGCGACCCGCTCTTTACCATCAACGACCTGCGGCAGGTGTGGGGCATCCTGGCCGTCGAAGCCCGCTACGTGGACCGCGTGCGGCCGGGCCAGCGGGTCCGGCTCCGCAGCGAGCTGAACCCCGGGCAGCTCATCGAAGCGCGGGTAGCCTACATTGAACCCGCCTTCGCCCCGGACCAGAAGTTCCTGCAGGTGCGCGTGTACCTGGACAACGCCGCCGGCCAACTCAAAGTCAACTCCCTGCTCACCGGCACGCTGGAAGCCCCGGCCCCGCGCGGGCTGCAGCTACCAGCATCCAGCGTATACGACACCGGGCGGCGGCACCTGGTGTGGGTGCACCGCGGCACGACCGCCGCCGGCCGCCGCCTTTTTGAGGCCCGTACCGTCACCACCGGCCCGTTGGGCGGGCCGATGGTGGCCATTCTGGCGGGCCTCGGCCCCCAGGAAAAAGTGGCGCGGGAAGCCGGCTACCTGGTCGACAGTGAAAGCTTTTTAGACCCCCAAACGCCATGA
- a CDS encoding TolC family protein: MINAMPRLLCILLLGAALSGPAPVRAQVQAPAAPTLSLAQVLAGVEASYPSLTAYQRRIQALDARAAGARSQMPPQVGFGLAQYPYRTAILKEMDSPENQAGMVVSVEQMLTNPAKLNARRDLLRAQGQVVQAEQRGQLNELRAGAKAAYYQRFVAERKRRVLSQSRRTLQRVVALTRDRYTYNQAALGTLFKAEAQLKELDNTDATLLSLIREGSIVLNTLLGQPTDRAFALDTAQLLRPDFADTTVARRSDLAAGERMIEATRLEQKIARLGRKPDFGVRFEHMQMTPGMANRYTLMGMVTVPIAPWSARLYRSEEQAVALQLDEQQLMQQALRLQAHRAVAEKRSQLRAGHEQLHNYETAILPAYRRAFEVQNLAYGQTTGNLFVLLDAWQMLLMKQMDYWDTYGQVLALQAAYDYETEQ; the protein is encoded by the coding sequence ATGATTAACGCCATGCCTCGTCTGTTGTGTATCCTGCTGCTGGGGGCGGCCCTGAGCGGGCCCGCGCCGGTCCGCGCCCAAGTTCAAGCTCCCGCCGCGCCCACGCTTTCCCTGGCTCAGGTGCTGGCCGGGGTGGAAGCCAGCTACCCCTCGCTGACGGCCTACCAGCGCCGCATTCAGGCCCTGGATGCGCGGGCGGCGGGGGCCCGCAGCCAGATGCCGCCGCAGGTGGGCTTCGGGCTAGCCCAATATCCCTACCGCACGGCCATCCTCAAGGAAATGGACTCACCCGAAAATCAGGCTGGTATGGTCGTGTCTGTCGAGCAGATGCTGACCAATCCCGCCAAGCTCAACGCCCGGCGCGACCTGCTGCGGGCGCAGGGGCAGGTGGTGCAGGCCGAGCAGCGCGGGCAGCTCAACGAGCTGCGCGCCGGGGCCAAGGCGGCGTATTACCAGCGGTTCGTGGCCGAGCGCAAGCGGCGCGTGCTAAGCCAAAGCCGGCGCACCCTGCAGCGCGTGGTTGCCCTCACCCGCGACCGGTACACCTACAACCAGGCCGCGCTGGGTACCCTGTTCAAAGCCGAGGCCCAGCTCAAGGAGCTGGACAACACCGACGCCACCCTGCTCTCGCTTATTCGCGAAGGCAGCATCGTGCTCAACACCCTGCTGGGCCAGCCCACCGACCGGGCGTTTGCCCTCGACACCGCCCAGCTGCTGCGCCCTGATTTCGCCGACACCACGGTGGCGCGCCGCAGCGACCTGGCCGCCGGCGAGCGGATGATTGAAGCCACGCGCCTAGAGCAGAAAATTGCCCGCCTAGGCCGCAAGCCCGACTTTGGCGTCCGCTTCGAGCACATGCAGATGACACCGGGCATGGCCAACCGTTACACCCTGATGGGTATGGTCACAGTCCCCATCGCGCCCTGGTCGGCCCGCCTGTACCGGTCCGAAGAGCAGGCCGTGGCCCTGCAGCTCGACGAGCAACAGCTCATGCAGCAGGCCCTGCGCCTACAAGCCCACCGGGCCGTGGCCGAAAAGCGCAGCCAGCTCCGGGCCGGCCACGAGCAGCTGCACAACTACGAAACCGCCATCCTGCCCGCCTACCGCCGCGCTTTCGAGGTGCAGAACCTGGCCTACGGCCAAACCACGGGCAACCTGTTCGTGCTGCTCGATGCCTGGCAGATGCTGCTGATGAAGCAGATGGACTATTGGGACACCTACGGGCAGGTCCTCGCCCTGCAAGCAGCCTACGACTATGAAACCGAGCAATAA
- a CDS encoding efflux RND transporter permease subunit, which translates to MLERLISWSVNHRFWVSLLAGLLVAGGVYSIYTTPVDALPDLSQNQVIIYTEWMGRNPQIMEDQVTYPLVSNLQGVPRVKSIRAASMFGMSFVFMIFEDDVDIYWARSRVLDRLNYAQKFLPPNITPSLGPDGTGVGHVFWYTLQAPDYNLGELRALQDWYVKFALQNVEGVSEVASFGGFQKQYQVSINPHKLLYYDIPLTKVISAINRNNRDVGGSLFESNRAGYLVKGLGYIKSVEDIQNIPLGQYKSVPVRIRDVATVQMSADLRLGIADENGEGEVVGGIVVMRYGENAKEVIDRVKTRLADVAKGLPPGVKFKVAYDRSDLIMAAIGTLKETISEELIVVCIVVLVFLFHFGSGLVAIVNIPLSILIGFILMKLFGVSSNLMSLGGVALAVGDLVDSGIVMAENAYRQLTDRVVGPDQPNDAT; encoded by the coding sequence ATGTTAGAACGCCTGATTTCCTGGTCGGTGAACCACCGCTTCTGGGTCAGTCTGCTTGCGGGCTTGCTGGTGGCGGGCGGCGTGTATTCTATTTACACGACGCCGGTGGACGCGCTACCGGATTTGTCGCAGAACCAGGTCATCATCTACACGGAGTGGATGGGGCGCAACCCGCAGATTATGGAGGACCAGGTGACTTACCCGCTGGTGTCCAACCTGCAGGGCGTGCCCCGGGTTAAGTCCATTCGCGCCGCTTCCATGTTCGGTATGAGCTTCGTCTTTATGATATTTGAGGACGACGTGGACATCTACTGGGCCCGCTCGCGGGTGCTGGATCGGCTAAACTACGCGCAGAAGTTCCTGCCGCCCAATATCACGCCCTCCCTGGGGCCCGATGGCACGGGCGTAGGCCACGTGTTCTGGTACACGCTGCAGGCCCCCGACTACAACCTGGGCGAGCTGCGCGCCCTGCAGGACTGGTACGTCAAGTTTGCCCTGCAAAACGTGGAGGGCGTAAGCGAAGTGGCTTCCTTCGGTGGCTTCCAGAAGCAGTACCAGGTGAGCATCAACCCCCACAAGCTGCTCTACTACGACATCCCCCTGACCAAGGTCATCAGCGCCATCAACCGCAACAACCGCGACGTGGGCGGCAGCCTGTTCGAGAGCAACCGGGCCGGCTACCTGGTTAAGGGCCTGGGCTACATCAAGAGCGTCGAAGACATCCAGAACATTCCCCTGGGCCAGTACAAGTCCGTGCCCGTGCGTATCCGCGACGTGGCCACGGTGCAGATGAGCGCCGACTTGCGCCTGGGAATCGCCGACGAAAACGGCGAGGGCGAGGTGGTAGGCGGCATCGTGGTGATGCGCTACGGCGAAAACGCTAAGGAGGTCATTGACCGGGTGAAAACCCGCCTCGCTGACGTGGCCAAGGGCCTGCCGCCCGGCGTGAAATTCAAGGTGGCCTACGACCGCAGCGACCTGATTATGGCCGCCATCGGCACGCTGAAGGAGACCATTTCCGAGGAGCTGATTGTGGTGTGCATTGTGGTGCTGGTGTTCCTGTTTCACTTCGGCTCGGGGCTGGTGGCCATCGTCAACATTCCGCTCTCCATCCTTATCGGCTTCATCCTGATGAAGCTGTTCGGGGTCTCGTCCAACCTCATGTCGCTCGGCGGCGTGGCCCTGGCGGTGGGCGACCTGGTGGACTCGGGCATCGTGATGGCGGAAAATGCCTACCGCCAGCTCACCGACCGGGTGGTGGGGCCGGACCAGCCCAACGACGCCACCTGA
- a CDS encoding class I SAM-dependent methyltransferase: MGSTTLSTLLLMSVSTASARTTSTRRLYSSRPGLYETMIGLLRYPQGLTRYFAQADFLRPDLKVLDAGCGTGAATIALHTALAGRHLLPARFHAFDVTPRMLRRFARHLDQHPVVGIELEVADALDLGTLPAGWWDYDLIISSAMLEYLPKADLAAALESLRLRLRPAGTLVVFITRQSPYMVPFIGRWWHANLYDKSELHQAFRQAGFRQLDFQAFPRPYRYLNWWGHVVVARL; the protein is encoded by the coding sequence TTGGGTTCCACCACTCTTTCTACGCTATTGCTGATGTCCGTTTCCACCGCTTCGGCCCGCACAACCTCGACCCGGCGCCTGTATTCCAGCCGCCCCGGTCTCTACGAGACCATGATCGGGCTGCTGCGCTACCCGCAGGGGCTGACCCGGTACTTTGCGCAGGCCGACTTTCTGCGGCCCGACCTGAAGGTGCTCGACGCGGGCTGTGGCACTGGGGCGGCCACCATAGCCCTGCACACGGCCCTAGCGGGGCGCCACTTGCTGCCGGCCCGGTTTCACGCCTTCGATGTGACGCCGCGCATGCTCCGCCGGTTCGCCCGGCACTTGGACCAGCACCCTGTGGTCGGCATTGAGCTGGAAGTAGCCGATGCCCTGGACTTAGGCACGCTGCCGGCCGGCTGGTGGGACTACGACCTGATTATCTCCTCGGCCATGCTCGAATACCTGCCCAAGGCCGATCTGGCGGCGGCGCTGGAGAGCCTGCGGCTCCGGCTGCGGCCGGCCGGCACGCTCGTGGTGTTTATCACGCGGCAGAGCCCGTACATGGTGCCGTTTATCGGCCGGTGGTGGCACGCCAACCTCTACGACAAGTCGGAGCTGCACCAAGCCTTTCGGCAAGCGGGCTTTAGGCAGCTCGATTTTCAGGCCTTTCCCCGCCCGTACCGCTACCTCAACTGGTGGGGCCACGTCGTGGTCGCCCGCCTCTAA
- a CDS encoding DUF6799 domain-containing protein, with the protein MKKLPFLLFVFLLLGLASASHAQTSPPGPAAALPLHDYCVLKDGRMMFVQGGQLLPMTQPMTMRDGTVCRTNGSCTRKDGTVIQMKEGEHMMKNGKIMKNPRFLSKGAKAGA; encoded by the coding sequence ATGAAGAAGCTACCCTTTCTGCTGTTCGTTTTCCTGCTGCTGGGGCTCGCCAGCGCCTCCCACGCGCAGACCAGTCCCCCTGGCCCGGCGGCCGCCCTGCCGCTGCACGACTACTGCGTGCTGAAGGACGGCCGGATGATGTTCGTTCAGGGCGGCCAGCTGCTGCCGATGACCCAACCCATGACCATGCGCGACGGCACCGTCTGCCGAACTAATGGTAGCTGCACCCGCAAGGATGGCACCGTCATCCAGATGAAAGAAGGGGAGCACATGATGAAGAATGGCAAAATCATGAAGAACCCGCGCTTCTTGAGCAAAGGCGCGAAAGCCGGGGCCTGA
- a CDS encoding four-helix bundle copper-binding protein yields the protein MGCLFPYLTLFPMHTQNQSLLDALNACIAACEHCATACLQEENVQMMARCVLLDRDCADICALTARFVARGSEHAAHLLKECAEICKACGDECEQHGAHSAHCRECAEACRRCEQACRQGMAA from the coding sequence TTGGGTTGCTTATTCCCTTACCTAACCCTCTTTCCTATGCATACCCAAAACCAATCTCTGCTCGACGCCCTCAATGCCTGCATCGCCGCCTGCGAGCACTGCGCCACCGCCTGCCTGCAGGAAGAAAACGTGCAGATGATGGCCCGCTGCGTCCTGCTCGACCGCGACTGCGCCGACATCTGTGCCCTCACCGCCCGATTTGTGGCCCGCGGCTCGGAGCACGCCGCCCATTTGCTGAAAGAGTGCGCCGAAATCTGCAAGGCCTGCGGCGATGAGTGCGAGCAGCACGGCGCCCACTCCGCGCATTGCCGCGAGTGCGCCGAGGCTTGTCGCCGCTGCGAACAAGCCTGCCGCCAGGGCATGGCCGCCTAG
- a CDS encoding helix-turn-helix transcriptional regulator, translated as MLFIKHMVCARGIRVVRRELEGLGLQVLDVRLGAATVAGPAEAVDWPRVRATLAAARFALLETWHQTLVERVSEAVNRRLRQPGEVLRHRAFGEAVAQELGLSYPQLSAAFARLGTGQTLAGYLLGERLAYAQELLASSALGVGLIARRLGYSSLAHFSGQFRRLTRCSPSTYRRRLGAELLPAKTTKALNDAREGG; from the coding sequence GTGCTCTTCATCAAGCACATGGTCTGCGCGCGCGGTATTCGGGTGGTGCGCCGGGAGCTGGAAGGGCTGGGCCTGCAGGTGCTCGACGTGCGGCTGGGCGCCGCTACGGTAGCCGGCCCGGCGGAAGCGGTGGACTGGCCCCGGGTGCGGGCCACGCTGGCCGCGGCCCGGTTCGCGCTGCTCGAAACCTGGCACCAGACGCTGGTAGAGCGAGTGAGCGAGGCGGTAAACCGGCGGCTGCGTCAACCGGGGGAGGTGCTGCGGCACCGAGCGTTTGGGGAGGCGGTTGCCCAGGAGCTGGGGTTGTCGTATCCGCAGCTCAGCGCGGCCTTTGCCCGGCTGGGCACCGGCCAAACCCTGGCGGGTTACCTCCTCGGTGAGCGCCTGGCTTATGCTCAGGAGCTGCTGGCCTCCTCAGCCCTCGGCGTGGGCCTCATTGCCCGGCGGCTGGGGTACAGCAGCCTGGCGCACTTCTCCGGCCAGTTCCGGCGCCTGACCCGCTGTTCGCCTTCCACGTATCGCCGGCGGCTCGGCGCCGAGTTGCTTCCGGCCAAGACCACAAAGGCCCTAAATGATGCAAGGGAAGGGGGATAA
- a CDS encoding DUF6122 family protein, translating into MLHAFLHITVPGLVALGFYRPHWRRVWLVLAAALLLDLDHLWATPFYDAERCSINFHTFHTYWAIGAYGLLLVPARTRVWAVGFLLHMVLDYTECWQRGIYLP; encoded by the coding sequence ATGCTGCACGCTTTTCTCCATATCACGGTGCCCGGCCTCGTCGCCCTGGGGTTTTACCGGCCCCACTGGCGGCGGGTCTGGCTGGTGCTGGCCGCCGCGTTGCTGCTCGACCTGGATCATTTGTGGGCCACGCCCTTCTACGACGCGGAGCGGTGCAGCATCAACTTCCACACCTTCCACACCTACTGGGCCATCGGCGCCTACGGGCTGCTGCTCGTGCCCGCCCGCACCCGGGTGTGGGCCGTGGGCTTTCTGCTGCACATGGTGCTGGACTACACCGAGTGCTGGCAACGCGGTATCTACCTGCCTTAA
- a CDS encoding YybH family protein, with the protein MKHVLAFAALTATLAVAAPTAQAQTTPAAAPGSAADEAAVKATLTKYQQAVQKLDTTGTHRLFTANSQVFESGGVEGTYQHYAAHHLAPELKEFKAFTFSDYQAAVQVDGPYAFATETYTYTINLKPDPKEKEAKAPIVRRGVATSVLRKNAAGQWQIMTTHSSARTPRVKK; encoded by the coding sequence ATGAAACATGTTCTTGCCTTCGCGGCGCTGACCGCTACCCTTGCTGTTGCCGCCCCCACGGCGCAGGCCCAAACCACCCCGGCTGCTGCCCCCGGGTCGGCGGCTGACGAGGCCGCCGTCAAAGCAACGCTGACCAAGTACCAACAGGCCGTGCAGAAGCTGGACACCACGGGCACCCACCGCCTGTTCACGGCCAACTCGCAGGTGTTCGAGTCGGGGGGGGTGGAAGGCACCTACCAGCACTACGCCGCCCACCACCTGGCGCCGGAGCTGAAGGAGTTCAAGGCCTTCACCTTCAGCGACTACCAAGCCGCGGTGCAGGTGGATGGCCCCTACGCCTTCGCCACGGAAACCTACACCTATACCATCAACCTGAAACCCGATCCCAAAGAGAAGGAAGCCAAGGCGCCCATCGTCCGCCGCGGGGTGGCCACGTCCGTGCTGCGCAAAAACGCCGCCGGCCAGTGGCAAATCATGACCACCCACTCCTCGGCCCGCACGCCCCGCGTCAAAAAATAA